TGATCACCGCGGCCGGGGTGCCGTGCCCGCTGACGTCGGCGATCAGGATGCCCCACCGATCCTTGTCGAGCGGGAAGAAGTCGTAGTAGTCGCCGCCGGCGCGGCGCGAGGTTTGATAATGCGCAGCCAGGTCGAGCCGGGGTACCCGGGGCAGCTCGGCCGGCAACAGCGAACGCTGGATGTCGGCCACCATTTTTAGCTCGTGGTCGACGGCCCGGTAGGCCTGCTTCACCTCTTCGGTCAGCACCAGGTTGTGCGTCGCGCGGCCGAACAAATTGCTGACCCAGACCGTGTCCGGCAACATTTCAGGACGAAAGACGCCCCGGTCGGGATGATAGAACACAACCATGTTCAGGGCGCGCCCCTGATCGAACTGCGGGATCGCCATGATCGACCCGGCCTCGCCCAGGTAAGGGTACGACGCGTCGTGCTCGTCGATTTGGAGCGCTTCGATCACCTGGGGCTGCTCGGCATACAGCAGCTCGCCGAGCAAGCCAGTCGACAACAGCGGCAACCGGTCCTGCTGCTTCCAGGGATTGATGTTCTCTTCCCAGCCGGAGAACCGCGTGACGCGGTACCAGGGGCTGTCCAACCCGCGGCGGCTGATCGCCACGATCCCCCGTAGCGGCATCAGGGTGCTCATCCGCTCGCCGTAGGCCCGCACCATCCGCTGGGGATCGGTCTGCAGGCTCATTTCGCGCATCGTCTCGACGATGTGCTGCAACCGGGTTTCCCAGGGAATGCCGGGCGCGAGCTGATCGGTAATCGGCTGCGGCGTATCCATCGAGTGAACCTGCGGCGGAATGATTCGGCACCAAGTGACGTACTGGCGATTCTAGGCCGTGAGGCGAGCGCGGGCCATGGCGGCGATTGATCCGATCGCGTGATCGAGCAGGCGTGCTGGGCGCCAGGTCGCCGGCTTGCCAGTCAATCGCCGCCGGGCGATAGTGGCCGCTTCGATATTCATTCGCGCCAAATTCTTTTGCGGGGAAACTGCGCAAGATGAAACACCCACTCTTGATCGGCGCCGCGCTGGCCCTGGCCCTGTGCGCGAGCGCATCGGCCGTCGAGGTGGTTTGTCACCGCGGCGCCAACGAGCACGCGCCGGAAAATACCTACGCGGCGGCGCAACTGTGCATCGATTGGGGCGTCGACTATGTCGAAATCGACGTCCGCACCAGCCAGGACGGCGTGATGTACATCCTGCACGACCCGTCGGTCGACCGGACCACCGACGGGCACGGCCTGCTGCGCTCGCTCTCGAGCGCCGAAATCGACCGGCTCGACGCCGGGAGCTGGTTCGACCCGAAATTCGCCAACGAGCGCGTGCCCAGGCTCGAACCATACCTGCGCTGGATCAAGGGTCGGGCCAAAGTCTACTTCGACGTCAAGGATTGCGACCTCCAGGCACTGATCGACCTCGTGTATACGGTGGGGCTGGAACGCGACTGCTTCTTCTGGTTTGGCGCCAACAAGGCCGCGCGGCGGTTTCGCGAACTCGACCAGCAACTCGCACTCAAGGTCAACGCGGCCACGCCCGAGGAGGTCGAACGCGCCGTGACCGAACTGCAGGCGGGCATCATCGAGACGGGCCTCGCCCGGTTGACGCCCGAGATGCTCGATGCTTGTCATCGGCGCGGGGCGAAGTTGATGGTGTTGTTCACCGAGAAGGACCGCGCCGGTTTTCGCCGCATCATCGAAGGCGGCGCCGACATGGTGAACCTCGATCACGGCGACGTGTTTCTCGAAGTTCAGCGCGAGCTGGCCGGCGCGTCGGGCAATTGAGACACAGTCGCCGCGTGTCCGACCCTCGGCGGTGAGAGGCCGTCTCAGTACGGCGCGCATGCGGACGCGCCGCGAAAAACACCCGCGGGACCGCTCTTGTCGGCGCCGGGCGCTATGCTAGATTCGGCGCGTAGACGATCCACACGCTTGAAAGGACCACCGCCATGCAGGGCGACCAGAAGATGATCGACGCGCTGAACGCCGCACTCACGATCGAGCTGACGGCCATCAACCAGTATTTCTGCCAGTCCAAGATGTGCAAGAATTGGGGCTTCAATCGCCTCGCCGCCAAGCACTACCACGAGTCGATGGGCGAGATGAAGCATGCCGAACAATTGATCGATCGCATCTTGTTTCTCGAAGGCGTGCCCGAGATTGCCCGCTACGACGTGATCCGCGTCGGCGCCGACGTGAAGGACCAGTTCGAGAAGGACCTGGCGCTGGAAACCAAGGGCGTGACCACCTACAACGCCGCGATCACTCTGGCGATCAGCCTCAACGATGCCGGCAGCCGCGAGTTGATGGAGAAGATCCTCGTCGAGAGCGAGGAGCACGTCGATTGGCTGGAAACCCAGTTGCACGTCATTTCGCAGACGGGCATCGAGAACTATCTCGCGCAGCAACTGGGCGAAGAAGGCGGACACTAGGCCCGGCATCGGCCGCGGCGGGGCGAGTGCGATTTCGGCAGCGCTACCGCTCGCTCAATCTGCCAACGAGCAGCTAGCGCGTCTCGCTGCGCAAGAAAGCCTGCATCCGTCGATGACAGCCGCGGCAGCCGTCGCCTGCGCCGGTGCAGCGGATCACGTCGTCGACCGAGTCGCAGCCATTGCGTTCGACCGCCTCGGCGAGATCGGCCTCGCTCAGCTGCAGACAGCGACATACCAGTTGATCGACGAGTTGGTAGGCAGGGCTCATAGCGGTGCCGATCCAGGCGGGAACAACCCAAGAAGCTGAGACTGAGTCTCAATCTCTTGGTCTCTAGAATAAGCTCTTCTTCTGCAGCGTCAAGACGGTTTCGATGCAACAACCGCGGCTTTTTGACGCCGCCGAGCCGCGGCACCCCCTCCTTCGGCGTAGCCCTTCGAGCTGGAGCCTGGCGGGCCCGAGACCGGAACCCGGTCTTGGCTGTGTTCGACCTTTGATCCAGGGACACGGGAACCAGGAGTCGCCACAAGTCGCAAACCAGTCTCGCTGCAAGAGGCGCTCGCTGGCTGTGCTTGCCGGTGCGCCGTCGACGGCTGGGAACCACCGCGATCGGCCTTCGGCCTGTCCCCCCGCACACGGCACGCGACAACTTGCTGCGCCGCGATGGTGCGCTCGCGCAGCGCGGCTGGGGCGCGGTTTTTTTCACCTCGGCAGTGCAATCAACCACGACCCATGGGTGTTTTTGCACGGCCTCGGGGGCAGCAGTAGAATCACCGCGGGAAGTTGGATTTGAGTGTGGCTAACCCTCCAGGAGTGAACTTCGATGTGGATTCCCAAGTGGACGCGTGACCGGAAGAAGGGCATCGATTCGCCGATGCCAACCCAGGTCGTCTCGAACGAGGAGTTCATTCCACGGCCCCAGTCGACCCGGCAAAAACAGGTCGAGCACCTCGTGCAGCGGATGTCGGAGGACAACGCCAAACGGCTGGGCATGACCCGCCGCGACTATATGGCCAGCTCGATGGGTCTGGCCACTTGCTTCCTGGCGAACAACAAGGTCTGGGGCAACTACTGGGAAGTCGACGAGGCCGAAACGCTCGAGGCCGGCGCCTACGAGGACAAGTGGCCGAAAAGCGAATATTTCATCATCGACGTGCAGGCCCACTTCACCAACGGCTTCGCGATCGGGTTCCGGAACATGCAACTGTTCAAGAACCAGGAATTCGTGAAGAACATGGGCTTCAAGCTGCAGGAGACACCCGAGGCCTACGCGTTCCCGAACTTCGTCAAGGAGATGTTTTTCGACAGCGAGACGGCGATGCTGGTGATCTCCGGCGTGCCTGGCCGCGAGAAACACCTCGACAGCAAGGGCAACGTGCTCGAAGGCCCGAAGCGCGGCGGTGGCGTGCTGCCGAGCTGGTTGATGTCGATGCGCAAGAAGGACATCAACGACATGGCCGGCAGTCAACGGGCCCTCTGCCAGGGCAACTGTGCGCCGAACCATTATTGGAACAAGGACAAGAACGAGCCCGATTTCGCCGCTTTGTTCGAGCAGATGGAGCGCGAAGTCAAGCTGTACGGCATCGATTCGTGGAAGTGGTACTGTCACACCGATCCGGGCCGTTCGGGCAACGGGTTCCGGCTCGACGACGAGAAGATGACCTACCCGGCCTACGAGAAATCGAAAGAGCTGGGCATCAAGCTGATCAGCGTGCATAAGGGGTTTTCGTCGCAGTCGAAGACGCTCGGCCACCTGGCCAGCCCGGCCGACGTCGAAAAGGCCGCGCTCGATCACCCGGACTTGACGTTCATCATCTACCACTCGGCCTTGCAGCATGCCCCCGGCGAACCCGGCGGCGAGTTCGACAAGAACTTCAACCCCGAGACGGGCGATTTCTCCTGGCACGATCTGCTGATGAAGATCAAAGAGCGCAATCCGCAGATGACCAACGTCTACCCGGAAATCGGCTCGTCGTTCGGCTCGCTGGCGATCGACAATCCCTTGGCCTGTCAGCACCTGATCGGCAAGAACGTAAAGCTCTACGGCGCCGATCACGTCGTCTGGGGGACCGACTGCCTGTGGTGGGGCTCGCCCCAATGGGTCATCGACGCCTTCAAGCGTTTCCAGATCAGCGACGAACTGTGCGAGAAGTTCGGCTATGCGAAGCTGACCAAGGAAGACAAGGCCAAGATCTTCGGCCTCAACGCGGCCAAGCTCTACAAGGTCGACGTCGATGCGCAGCGCAAGACGATTCCTAAGGACGAGCTGACCAAGCTGCAAATGGCCTATCTGCACGACGGCGGGCAGCGCGAAAACGCCGCGTACGGCTGGGTCCGCGACGACACCCGAGTTTGAGGTGTACGGCGTGCAAGCTGTCTCGGGCAGCGTCGTGACGTGTGTGCGCCGCACGGCGCTGGCGGCGATGGGCCTGCTGGCCGCTGCGGCGATCGCTTGCCTCGTCGCAGGTCGGCCCCTGGCACTGCGCGCCGCGGCGCCGCCCGACGCGCTCGATCCTGCCGCTTGGGGCGCCGATCACATCAGCGAAGAGCTGCCCGAGTACATGGAAGGCGGCGAATGTCTGTTCTGCCACCGCCGCGAAGTGGGCCGCTCGTGGCAGACGGACCGTCACAGTCGGACGATTCGCGACGTGGAGCCCGAACACCCCGCCGTCAAGCTGCTGGCCGCCGACCCGGCCGGCAAGGCGGTGATCGGCGAGGTGACGCTGCTCTTGGGTGCCGGCCAGCAGATGTGCTTCTTGCGCCGCGGCGAGCGCTACGGCCATTGCGATCTGCTCAGCGTCCGCGCCAATTCGACGCGCGGCGGCCGCTGGCGGCTCACGCAAAACGAGCAGGCCACCTGGGACGCGGCGGCCTTCAACCAGGGTTGCGCTGGCTGCCATGCGACCGCCGTAGCGACCGAAAACCAGGCGTTTTCCGCCGTGGGGCACGACTGTTTCGTCTGCCACGGCGCGGCCACCGAGGAGCATGCCAACGACCCGGCCTTGATGACGTTGTCGAAGGCGGCCAAGGACCCGCCGCGGGTCGTCACCTCGATTTGCGCCCAGTGCCATCTGCGCGGAGGCAAATCGCGCTCGACCGGTCTGCCGTATGCCAATCAGTTCGTACCGGGCGACAATCTGTTTCGCGATTTCGCTGTCGACTGGCAGCAGGCCGACCGTGCGGAACTCAACCCGGGCGACCGGCACGTGTGGGAAAACGTTCGCGACGTGGTGCTGCTCGGCCGGGAAGAGACGACCTGTCTGAGTTGCCACCAGGTTCATGGCAACTCGACCCAGCGTCACGCGCAACTGCCCGACGGTCCCGCGTGCAACGTCTGCCACGACCCGGCCCAGCCCAAGACCAAGCACCTGATTTACGAAGTCCACAGCCCGACCTGTGGTTACTGAAACGCTGCCGAGCGAAGTCGCGCGTGCAACGCGAGCAAGCGGCGACTATATTCGTCGTGTGTCTCTCGCCGGCGCAACACGTTTTCTGTGGCGACCGCGCCAACCTCTCCCTCGAGTGCCGCTCGTGAACTGACGACTCTGGTCGTGCCATGGAAGCCGTCGGCCGAGCCTTGTGGCCGTCGATGAGCGATACCTGGCTTGAAGCCGCACGTCTGCCCTTGGCGCGGATCACAGCATCCGGCCAGGGGCGTTTCGGGGGAAACACTGCGGCTGCTGGCGCCCGTTTTCGTCGGGCAGCGCGTCCGAGTTGCCAGTTGAGTCCGTATGCAACAGCACCCAGGCAACCACGCGATCCGTTGAACAATGAACACGCACACCGCAACTCGTGCGCCTCGACCCCTCGTCGACGCGAATGTTCGCCGACCCGCATCGCGACTGATCGCCGTTTGGCTGCTCGTCGCCTGTGCTGCGCCAGCGGGCAGCCAAGCCGAGGGCCTGGTTGAAATCGGCCTGAATTTCACCGGAGCAAGATATGCGTCCGGGGTGGGCAACTCGTTCTCGGTTCCGCCGGACACGATGGGCACCGTCGGCGAGGCGCACATCGTCGAACTGATCAACGGCCGCTACAACGTCTACGACAAGTTGACCGGCGCGCGGCTGGCTTCGAATACCGCCTCGGGCTTTTGGAGCAATGCGGGCATCACCGGGGGACTGCTGACCGACGTGTTCGACCCACGCGTGGTGTACGACCCCTTTAGCGACCGCTTTTATGCCACCGAACTGTCTTCCCGGCGCAGCAGCTCCAGCGCGATCCTCGTGGCCGTCTCCAACACGCCTAACCCCTTGGACGGTTGGTCGGGGTTCAGCTTCGACGCCGACGCCGATGACCAAACCTGGGTCGATTTTCCGAAGCTCGGCTTCAGCCAACAGGCCGTGTACGTCGCGGCCAACATGTTCAACATCGGCACCGACAGTTTCTCGTCGCTCGACGTCGTGGCCATTCCCAAGGCCGACCTGATTGCGCCGGTACCGACTGTCGCGCAGGCGACCAAATTCGAAAACGTGTTCAATGTTGCCCAGTCGGACAGCCTGGCGGTCATCGACTACGACAACGCCGGCGCGCGGCCGGCGTTCGTCTCGCTGTTGCAGACGGGCATCGACGGCCGGGCCGGCGAATTCTTCATCAATGGACCGATAACTTCGCCGACGCTCAGCCCGCGGCAATTTCTCGACGGTTTCGAGCAAACGATTCCCGATTTGAATGGTGCCCTGCAACCTTTGGGAATCATGCCCATCGAGACCTCGCAGGGCTACGCGGGCGAGTTGGTGCGCTTGAACGGATCGCTGTGGGGAGTGCACACCGTCGATGTCGACGGCCGCGCGGCGCAACATTGGTTCGAAGTCGATGAAGCCACGAAACTCGTTGTGCAACAGGGCTACATC
This Pirellulales bacterium DNA region includes the following protein-coding sequences:
- a CDS encoding (2Fe-2S)-binding protein, translating into MSPAYQLVDQLVCRCLQLSEADLAEAVERNGCDSVDDVIRCTGAGDGCRGCHRRMQAFLRSETR
- a CDS encoding PP2C family protein-serine/threonine phosphatase, with the protein product MDTPQPITDQLAPGIPWETRLQHIVETMREMSLQTDPQRMVRAYGERMSTLMPLRGIVAISRRGLDSPWYRVTRFSGWEENINPWKQQDRLPLLSTGLLGELLYAEQPQVIEALQIDEHDASYPYLGEAGSIMAIPQFDQGRALNMVVFYHPDRGVFRPEMLPDTVWVSNLFGRATHNLVLTEEVKQAYRAVDHELKMVADIQRSLLPAELPRVPRLDLAAHYQTSRRAGGDYYDFFPLDKDRWGILIADVSGHGTPAAVIMAITHALAHGLPGPQLPPSELLNRINRHLAQRYTADSGTFVTAFYGVFDPATRVLEFASAGHPAPRLKRCVDGSIYSVDGQAGLPLGIEVDVQYSTSRHQLVPGDQLVFYTDGITEARNPAGEFFGLAGLDRVLGRCRDQAGTIIDAVLAELDQFTARQPADDDRTLLVARVV
- a CDS encoding amidohydrolase, which produces MWIPKWTRDRKKGIDSPMPTQVVSNEEFIPRPQSTRQKQVEHLVQRMSEDNAKRLGMTRRDYMASSMGLATCFLANNKVWGNYWEVDEAETLEAGAYEDKWPKSEYFIIDVQAHFTNGFAIGFRNMQLFKNQEFVKNMGFKLQETPEAYAFPNFVKEMFFDSETAMLVISGVPGREKHLDSKGNVLEGPKRGGGVLPSWLMSMRKKDINDMAGSQRALCQGNCAPNHYWNKDKNEPDFAALFEQMEREVKLYGIDSWKWYCHTDPGRSGNGFRLDDEKMTYPAYEKSKELGIKLISVHKGFSSQSKTLGHLASPADVEKAALDHPDLTFIIYHSALQHAPGEPGGEFDKNFNPETGDFSWHDLLMKIKERNPQMTNVYPEIGSSFGSLAIDNPLACQHLIGKNVKLYGADHVVWGTDCLWWGSPQWVIDAFKRFQISDELCEKFGYAKLTKEDKAKIFGLNAAKLYKVDVDAQRKTIPKDELTKLQMAYLHDGGQRENAAYGWVRDDTRV
- the bfr gene encoding bacterioferritin gives rise to the protein MQGDQKMIDALNAALTIELTAINQYFCQSKMCKNWGFNRLAAKHYHESMGEMKHAEQLIDRILFLEGVPEIARYDVIRVGADVKDQFEKDLALETKGVTTYNAAITLAISLNDAGSRELMEKILVESEEHVDWLETQLHVISQTGIENYLAQQLGEEGGH
- a CDS encoding glycerophosphodiester phosphodiesterase family protein, whose product is MKHPLLIGAALALALCASASAVEVVCHRGANEHAPENTYAAAQLCIDWGVDYVEIDVRTSQDGVMYILHDPSVDRTTDGHGLLRSLSSAEIDRLDAGSWFDPKFANERVPRLEPYLRWIKGRAKVYFDVKDCDLQALIDLVYTVGLERDCFFWFGANKAARRFRELDQQLALKVNAATPEEVERAVTELQAGIIETGLARLTPEMLDACHRRGAKLMVLFTEKDRAGFRRIIEGGADMVNLDHGDVFLEVQRELAGASGN